A stretch of Vespa velutina chromosome 8, iVesVel2.1, whole genome shotgun sequence DNA encodes these proteins:
- the LOC124951123 gene encoding tropomyosin-like: MVEQLEQETKEAETVVQEESSSLQRTQENANSAMQAARQAQEQIKTLAQAIQIANVNMGSARTTAEGAKRDFEEKQELLEASKRRVEELVKRLELAKVELAETKQAADKATEAARQAKINTDRNRRGKNFFQDI; the protein is encoded by the exons ATGGTAGAGCAACTCGAACAAGAGACAAAAGAGGCAGAGACTGTAGTCCAGGAAGAAAGTTCATCACTCCAACGTACTCAAGAAAACGCGAATTCTGCTATGCAAGCAGCACGACAGGCTCAAGAACAG aTCAAAACGTTAGCACAAGCGATACAAATAGCAAATGTGAACATGGGAAGTGCACGAACAACCGCTGAAGGTGCAAAGAGGGATTTTGAGGAAAAGCAAGAGCTTTTAGAGGCATCGAAACGAAGGGTGGAAGAACTAGTGAAGCGTTTGGAATTAGCCAAAGTTGAACTGGCGGAGACGAAGCAAGCTGCCGATAAGGCCACCGAGGCAGCACGTCAGGCTAAGATTAATACGGATAGAAACAGACGTGGAAAGAACTTCTTTCAAGATATTTAA
- the LOC124951117 gene encoding farnesol dehydrogenase-like isoform X5, with translation MERWAGKVAIVTGASSGIGLAIVKAFVQNGILTIGFARRKEKMEREMQNVKGKDSSRPDWQRLFDVNVLGLIDCTKRAARIMLDSNVEGYIINMNSIAGHYLNIFPDCSLNFYPASKFASVAATEITQKELYGSKIRVTSISPGLVSTEIFDANNFNVNAMKDLPVLEADDIANAVVYVIGTPQRVHITELIIRPFGEVKY, from the exons atggaaCGCTGGGCTGGTAAAGTAGCTATAGTTACTGGTGCATCTAGTGGCATAGGATTGGCAATAGTGAAAGCTTTTGTACAAAATGGAATACTCACGATTGGATTTgctagaagaaaagagaaaatggag AGAGAAATGCAGAATGTTAAGGGGAAAG ATTCATCAAGACCTGATTGGCAAAGATTATTCGATGTCAATGTGTTGGGATTAATTGATTGTACTAAACGTGCCGCTAGAATAATGTTAGATTCTAACGTGGAaggttatattattaatatgaacag TATCGCAGGACACTATCTAAATATTTTCCCAGATTGTAGTCTTAACTTTTACCCAGCATCTAAATTCGCTTCTGTTGCTGCTACTGAGATCACACAGAAGGAATTATATGGTAGTAAAATTCGAGTGacg AGTATCAGTCCAGGATTAGTATCTACGGAAATCTTCGATGCCAATAACTTTAACGTAAACGCAATGAAGGATTTACCAGTGTTGGAAGCTGATGATATCGCAAATGCTGTTGTTTATGTAATTGGAACTCCGCAACGCGTTCATATTactgaattaattattagaccTTTTGGAGAAGTTAAATATTAG
- the LOC124951117 gene encoding farnesol dehydrogenase-like isoform X2, with translation MERWAGKVAIVTGASSGIGLAIVKAFVQNGILTIGFARRKEKMEREMQNVKGKGKGKFYACECDVTKPESIEQAFEWVKNNFGTVHILVNNAGVASDAKFMDSSRPDWQRLFDVNVLGLIDCTKRAARIMLDSNVEGYIINMNSIAGHYLNIFPDCSLNFYPASKFASVAATEITQKELYGSKIRVTSISPGLVSTEIFDANNFNVNAMKDLPVLEADDIANAVVYVIGTPQRVHITELIIRPFGEVKY, from the exons atggaaCGCTGGGCTGGTAAAGTAGCTATAGTTACTGGTGCATCTAGTGGCATAGGATTGGCAATAGTGAAAGCTTTTGTACAAAATGGAATACTCACGATTGGATTTgctagaagaaaagagaaaatggag AGAGAAATGCAGAATGTTAAGGGGAAAGGTAAAGGAAAGTTCTATGCTTGCGAGTGTGATGTTACGAAGCCCGAAAGTATCGAACAAGCATTCGAATGggttaagaataattttggaACAGTCCATATTTTGGTGAACAATGCTGGAGTCGCCTCAGATGCCAAATTTATGG ATTCATCAAGACCTGATTGGCAAAGATTATTCGATGTCAATGTGTTGGGATTAATTGATTGTACTAAACGTGCCGCTAGAATAATGTTAGATTCTAACGTGGAaggttatattattaatatgaacag TATCGCAGGACACTATCTAAATATTTTCCCAGATTGTAGTCTTAACTTTTACCCAGCATCTAAATTCGCTTCTGTTGCTGCTACTGAGATCACACAGAAGGAATTATATGGTAGTAAAATTCGAGTGacg AGTATCAGTCCAGGATTAGTATCTACGGAAATCTTCGATGCCAATAACTTTAACGTAAACGCAATGAAGGATTTACCAGTGTTGGAAGCTGATGATATCGCAAATGCTGTTGTTTATGTAATTGGAACTCCGCAACGCGTTCATATTactgaattaattattagaccTTTTGGAGAAGTTAAATATTAG
- the LOC124951155 gene encoding mitotic spindle assembly checkpoint protein MAD1-like has translation MHNHSYFSHADDRVNLYSFQLNCKKHRDVRLVENGPSCHAKNAKKTIEKASSIAQKAAEEAKAASEAQNMAGQQAARQVKAQLAEKALQAARAAETALSGKEAMVQQLEEEVKESQTVVQEEMESLQQAKSNINAAIEAAKESQDQVKILTRAMQTAKGNAANSKSAADGAQKSLHEKEELLEAAKRRLEELTNELRIAKQDLANTNRAAAQANEAAHEAKANANRNKRKSLLRSRSSENSNRKYRQTGKNKIERRRRRRRRRRRRRRRRKLT, from the exons ATGCACAATCATTCATATTTTAGTCATGCTGATGATCG cgttaatttatattcatttcaattGAATTGTAAGAAACATAGGGATGTTCGATTAGTTGAAAATGGTCCATCTTGTCATGCGAAAAATGCGAAAAAAACTATCGAGAAAGCTAGCAGCATTGCTCAGAAAGCTGCAGAGGAAGCTAAAGCTGCCTCAGAAGCTCAAAATATGGCTGGTCAGCAGGCAGCACGTCAA GTGAAAGCACAATTGGCAGAGAAGGCATTGCAAGCTGCAAGAGCTGCTGAGACAGCATTGTCGGGGAAAGAAGCAATGGTTCAgcaattagaagaagaagtgaagGAATCTCAAACAGTCGTTCAAGAAGAAATGGAGTCTCTACAGCAAGCGAAATCTAACATTAACGCTGCCATCGAAGCTGCCAAAGAGTCACAAGATCAg GTGAAAATACTCACACGCGCGATGCAAACGGCGAAGGGAAACGCAGCGAATTCCAAATCGGCGGCAGACGGTGCCCAAAAGTCATTACATGAGAAGGAAGAATTACTCGAGGCGGCAAAGAGACGTCTCGAGGAACTGACCAACGAATTACGAATTGCTAAGCAAGATTTAGCAAATACAAATCGTGCTGCGGCCCAAGCAAATGAGGCAGCTCACGAAGCGAAGGCCAATGCAAATCGCAACAAAAGGAAGTCGTTGTTACGCTCGAGATCCTCCGAGAATTCAAACCGGAAGTATCGACAAactggaaaaaataaaatagaaaggagaagaagaagaagaagaagaagaagaagaagaagaaggagaaggaagttAACTTGA